Genomic DNA from Nitrospinota bacterium:
GCTGCTCATCATCGCCGCGGGGTGCGCGGGAAAAAGCACGAGAGTCGATTTTTCCATGGCGCACGATAAGATACTGGACGACGTGAAGCGGAACGTCCGCACCGGGAAGATCTACCGTGACCTCGATACCATCCTCATCGCCGATGTTTTCCATTACGATCAGCGGATAAAGCGGGACTTTATCGCGGCCATCCGCGGCGAAGGGCGGGTCGACGCCGAGCAGGCCGATAAAATGCTGGCCGAATCGCAAGCCAACGAACAGAAGGAATTGGAATTTCTGGCTGGCGTGTATACGGGCGACAAGCGGTGGAACGATCTGGAAAAGAAAGACTCCATGTGGAAAGTGGCGCTGCAAGCGCCCGATGGCCGGTGGATAGCTCCGTCATCCATTGAAAAGCTGAAGCTGGACAAAATGCAGGATGCATGGCTTTTTCCGTTTCTTACGGAGTGGAAGTTCATCTATCGCATCACCTTTCCCAGGCAGGAGCTTGCCGGTGCCGCCAACTACACGCTTCGCTTTACCTCCGTGGTGGGGGAAGCCGCTTTTACCTGGGATATTGGCGGCAAGCAATAGGGCGGAAATGCGTTTCCGCCGTTCTCCCGCCGATGGCGGGGGGAAAGGGTTTTCGTGGTAATGCCTGAACCACACAAGAAAAAGATTGCCATCATCGGGCCGCCGAACGTCGGCAAGAGCACGCTCTTCAACAAATTTTCCCGCTCTTACAGCGTGGTGGCGAATTACCCGCAGACCACCATCGAGACCTTCCGCAAGGAGGTCTCCTTCGCCGGCGGGCGTTACGAGCTGATTGACACGCCCGGCCTGTTTTCGCTCTATGGGGTGTCCGAAGACGAGGCTGTGGCGCGCGCCGTGCTTTTGAACGAACATCCCGCGATGGTGATTTTCTGCGGCGACGCCACCAACGTCAAACGGACGCTCATCATGCTGATGCAGGCGCTGGAGATGGAGTTGCCGGCCGTTTTTTGCCTGAACAAGATGGACGAGGCGGGGCGCAAAGGTATCAGCATCGACCGTGAACAGTTGGCGCGGGGAGTTGGCGTTCCGGTGACGCTCACCGCCGCCGTACATGGCGCGGGCCTTCAGGAACTGGAAGAGGCGGTTCGGCATATATCCCCGCGGCCGCCGCTTCTCCGCTATACCCCCGCGGTGGAAAAAGCGCTGGATGAAATGAAAGGGTTTTTTCCGGCATCGGACGCGCCGCCGCGCGGCCTGTTGCTGATGCTGCTGTTGGAGGAGGGAGCGGCCGCCGCCACGCTGACGGATCGCCACGGCGGCGAGTTGGCGGCGAAAGCTGAAGCGGTGCGCGAGCGGTTGTACCGGACCGGCTCTTCCCTGCTGGTGAAAAACGCCGTCTTCAAGGCGCGTGAAGAATGGGCCGACGCCCTTATAGCCAAAGCGGTGCGCCGCGAGGCCGCCGGCGCGAAAAGTTTCGCCAGCGAGGCGGCGCGCCTTTCGCGCCATCCGTTCTACGGCATACCGCTCCTTATCGGTGTGCTATGGGCCACCTTCCAGGGGGTGGCGCGCATCTCCACCGCGCTGGCCGCCTTCCTTGACGCGCTTATTTTCGTGCCCGCCGCCGAATCTATCGGCCGCCTCGCGCCCAACGATTTCCTGCGCGAGTTTCTCGTCGGCAATTTCGGCGTTGTCACGATGGGGGTGTTCAACGCCATCGGCACGGTGGTGCCGATACTGCTGGTTTTCTTTCTCATCATCAATTTTCTGGAAGAAGTCGGCTATCTGCCGAACCTCGGGGTGCTGTTGAACCGCATGCTCGCCCCGATGGGGTTGAGCGGCAAAGCGGTAATGCCGATGGTGCTCGGCTTCGGATGCAACACCATCGCCACGATGGCCAGCCGGATGCTGGAGACGAAAAAGGAGCGGCTCATTGCTTCGTTTCTCATCGCGCTGGGGGTTCCTTGCGCCGTGCAGCTCGGCATTCTGCTCGCCATTCTTGCCACCGCGCCGTTTTCAGCGTTGCTCATCGTCATCACGGCCATCGTGTTCACGCAGGTGGGCGTGGGGCTGTTGCTCAACCGGCTGATTCCCACGCAACGCCGCGCCGATTTCATCATGGATCTCCCCACGTTCTATGCGCCGGATTGGCGGAATATCGCCCGTAAAACGTACTTCCGCATCAAGTGGTTTTTGGACGAGGCGTTGCCGATGTTCATGGCGGCGTCGCTTTTCATGTTTATGCTGGAAAAAACCGGTATGTTGGCCGCCATCGAGCGCTGGGCAAAGCCGGTTGTTACCGGCATCCTCACCCTGCCGGACAAGACGACAGAGGTTTTTATTCTCGTGTTGGCGCGGCGCGAGATCGGCGCGCTCCATTTCAAGGATATGGTCGATACCGGCCTGATGGATTACACGCAGACGGTGGTGGGGCTTGTCGTCATCACGTTGTTCATTCCCTGCGCATCCAATACAATGGTGATGGTCAAGGAACTTGGCCTGCGGTGGGCCGCCGCCATCAACGTGGCGATTATCGCCATCGCCGTGGCGGTGGGAGGCGGATTGAATTTCCTCATGCGGTTGGGATGAACAAATGGAACTGGTAAAACACCACAAGGATCACACCAAAGACGAATTGCTGGAGATGCTTTGGCATCTCGGCGAGAAGGGGCGGCTTACCCTTAACTCGCTCAAGGAGACAGATCCCGAAAACATATTTGGCGCGGCGCTTGGAGAATTGGCCGCGGCGGGGACGGTGCAGATAGAAGGCGACAGAATATCGCTCACGCAAAAAGGGCAAGCAACGGCGCGCGACATCATCCGCCGGCACCGGCTGGCGGAGCGGCTGATCAATGACGTGCTGGGGGAGAAGGCCAAAAATCCCGATCTGGCCGCCTGCGAGTTCGAGCATATCCTCGCGCCGGAGCTGGTCGACTCCATCTGCATCCTGCTGGGGCATCCCCGCACCTGCCCGCACGGCAAGGAGATACCGGAGGGCGCCTGCTGCCGCGCCGCGAAGGACGAGATAAAGAGCCTCGTCATGCCGCTGACCGAATTGAAGATCGGCGTCGCCGCGCGGGTGGCGGGCATCAATACCAAAGACGAGCCGCGTATGCACAAACTGCTGGCGATGGGAATCACGCCGGGAACGTCGGTCAAGGTGCATCAGAAGTACCCCGCGCTGGTGATAGAGGCCGACCAAAGCCAGATCGCTTTGGAAAACGCCGTTGCGGAAGAGATTGTCGTCTGGCGTCCCGCCGAAAAATAGGCCGTTTTCCGTGGATTATGGGCCTAAGCCGTGGTATATTTAATGTACAAGTATATTACATTACGAGGGGTGCAATGTTAATTGGCGATACGAAAAAAAACGTCCTGATTGGTGGAAGACGACGACGTATGGCGGATGGTCGCCCGCGCCTACCTTGAACGTAACAACTGCCGCGTGATAGAGGCCGAAGACGGCCGGATCGGCCTCGAAAAGTATCGCCGCATCGGTGAAGACCTGCATGCCGTAGTTTCAGATGTCCGGATGCCCCACCTGTCGGGGTACGATCTGGCGCGGATTAACGCCGCGGAGCATTTTCTGCCGTTCGTTCTTTGCACATCCCTTTGCGACCCTGAGACCGCCCGCGAGGCATTCCGCCACGGGGTGGAGGATGTTTTGGTAAAGCCGGTGGAAGAACGGCAGCTTGTCAAAGTAATAAAGTCGGCTATGTTGCGCCGCCGTTACGGCACGGCGTCGGCGGAAAATGTCGTGGAAGCGGCGGGATCGCGCATAACCATTCCCGCGCGCCTGTGTGACGTGATGAACGTGAAGGCGTGGCTGGCCGGGAAGGTGGGGCATCTGTTCACCAGCCAGGAGACGCGGATGTACCTCCATTACGCCCATGAATTCATAATGAACGCCTACGAACACGGAAGTCTCGGTTTTTATGAGGCCGAAAAGGGTCGCTTGATGGATGAAGGAACGTATGAAGCTGAACTGTTAAAGCGGGAGGCCGGATGCCCCCTTGCGATAACATTGGAGTTTGTCAAAATTGACGACCTCATAATGTTGACCGTGAGCGATGGCGGGCGGGGTTTCGACCATGTCCCGTACATGAACTTCCGTCCTGAACATGACCTCAAACGCCTTTTGATGCTCAACGGCAGGGGCATCCTGATGGGGCGGCATTATTTCGATCATATCCGCTATGAAAACCGCGGAGCCGCGGTGTCACTGTTCAAGCAGGTATTCAACAGGCACTAATCCTCGGCGTATTCATTTAACCCCTTCCAAATCAGCCGTTCGGCTGGTAGTATAGCTCCCTTCAATTAAAGCGATATATAACCTTAAGGCGGATAACGGCATGATACAAATAAGCAATCTCACCAAATCCTACGGCAAGCAGGTGCTGTACAACGATATTACCCTCAGCATCGCCCCGCGCGAAAAAGTCGGCTTTGTGGGGCGCAACGGCAGCGGCAAGTCGACGCTGTTCCGCCTCATCCTGGGGGAGGAGCAGCCCGATAGCGGCATCATCGGCATACCCAAGGGATACAGGATCGGCACGCTGGAGCAGCACCTGAAGTTCACCGAAAAAACGGTGCTGGAAGAGGTGGCTACCGCCCTTTCCGAAGACGAAATGTACGATCATTGGAAGGCGGAAAAGATTCTTTTCGGCCTTGGCTTCGGCGAAGCGGACATGGAAAAATCGCCGGAAAGTTTTTCCGGCGGCTACCAGATACGGATGAACCTGGCGAAGCTGCTGGTGCAAAATCCCAACATGCTGCTGCTGGACGAACCGACCAACTACCTTGATATCGTCAGCCTCCGCTGGCTGAAAAGTTTTCTGCGCTCCTTTCAGGGGGAGGTCATCATTATTACGCACGACCGCGGCTTTATGGACGAAGTGACCACCCACACCATGGGGATTGTCCGCCGCCAGCTCCGCAAGCTGAAAGGGGATACCGTCACGTTCTTCGAGACGCTCGACCATGAGGATGAGATACACGAAAAGACACGCCTCAATCAGGAGAAGAGGATAAAGGAAATCGAGGAGTTTGTTGCGCGCAACAAGGCGCGCGCCAGTTCCGCGTCCCGCGCCCAGTCGCGCCTCAAGCTGCTGGACAAAATGGAGCGGATAGAGAAGCTGGATCACGACGCGATGCTCGCCTTCCGCTTCAATCATGACAAGTGTCCCGGCAAGATTGTGATGGAGGCGCGCGACTTGTCGTTCTCCTACGATGGCAATCCTGATAGCGCGCTGTTCAAGGATCTGACGTTCGCGGTGGGAGCGCGGGACCGCATCGCCATCATCGGGAAAAACGGCAAGGGGAAATCAACGCTGCTGAACGTTCTCGGCGGCGAACTGAAACCGCTCACCGGCGGGATAAGCACGCACCCCAGCATGAAGATCGGCCACTTCGGGCAGACGAATATCCAGCGGCTCGACCTTGAAAGCAACGTTTTGGAGGAATTGAGCAAGGCGAACCCGTCGATGAACAACCAGCATCTTAGGTGCCTTGCCGGCGCGATGATGTTCCCCGGCGACGCGGCGGAAAAGTTCATCAAAGTGCTCTCCGGCGGCGAGCGGAGCCGCGTGCTGCTGGGCAAGATACTGGCCAACCCGACGAACCTCCTGCTCCTCGACGAACCGACCAACCACCTCGACATGGAATCGATAGAAGAGCTCACCGAACAGCTCGACGAGTATGAAGGGGCGGTCATCATCGTCACCCACAGCGAAATGATTTTGCGCGACATCGCCACCAAGCTGATCGTTTTCAATGAAGGGAAGGCGCAGCTTTTTCTGGGGAATTATGACGACTTCCTCGAAAAAATTGGCTGGGAAGACGAGCCAAAAGCCAAAAAGAAAGAGGACAGGGAGAAGAAGGGGGACGAACCGGATGCCGTCTCCGCCGCGCCAAAGTCCAAAAAGGGGCGCGAGCGCGGCTTTGCATAAATTGGCCAATACCGTTACACTGGTAACGGGCGTTTGAGCTGGCCCGCGGACACGGCAGAATACGCCGGAGTACCTGTTTATTAAACCGCACCGCTTTTCTCCGGAGGTGATATTCATGGGTTCAAAACCGATTGTGGGGCGCGCCGTTTTTTATTCCGCGTTAATGTTTTTTTTGGCTGTGGCGGTGTTTGTCGCCGGTTGTGTGCCGCCAAAGAATAAGACCCCCAAATCGGATGCCGTGACTTCGGCGCCTGAAGCCGCCGCACCGGCGGCTGTTCCTGTGCCGTCTGTTGCCGCCACCGCACCGGTGGCGGCTCCCACACCGCCCCCTGCCACCGCGCCTGATGTTACCGCGTCGCCCTTATGGCAAAACATGGAGCGGCTTGAGCGGGAGGCCGGCAAATTCGGTCTGATAACCGTCACCGCCATTCAGATGGAAAAAAGCGGCCAGCGGTCTTCCGCCCCCAACACGGAGCGCTATGAAATAAGCATGGATGTTACGGGGCGCATTCGCAAGCCGTCCGCCGACGCGGTGATGAATCTCGACGCGTTTCCCGCGCTCATCGCCGGTGTGGAGGCGACGGATCTGCGGGAAGGAAAGCGGGGGGAAATTTTTGTTTCGACATTTCTTTCCGGCAAGGGACGCGCCGGGTGGCGCATGCAGTCACCGGATGGAAGCGTATCCTTCGTGAGCCAAAAGCTTCGTTTGTACGTCGACGTTCCCGGTACGCAGGATGTTGTGAACCTGCGCCTTCAAAGAGCCTTTAAGAAAGGGAATGGCGACCTGCTCAACAAGATCGATGATTTGGCGGAAAATGTAAAACAGGCCAAAAAGCTGCTTGAAAATATTGATCAAGAAGCCGCCCTTGGCCAAGGAGGAAGCGCGGCTCCCTGGGCTGGCGTGAGTGATTGCGCGGCGGTAAAAGGCGAAGCAAAGAACGGAGTTTGCTATCCCACCGATGAGTCGTGGCGAATTATAAGGGAACGCACCGCCGCGCTGACCGCCTATAGATGGTCAGAAACCGTAACGTTGCGGTTTGCCGGAGGGGCGGGGGAACGCAAAGAGGATGCCCCCTCCGCCAAAACGCAACCGGCTGTTGAAGCCCCGAAGCCCGTCGAAGCGGCAAAGCCGGCGGAAGCCCCGAAGCCCGTCGAAGCGGCAAAACCGGCGGAGGCTCCGAAGCCCGTCGAAGCGGTAAAGCCGGTGGAAGCCCCGAAGCCCGTCGAAGCGGCAAAACCGGCGGAGGCTCCGAAGCCCGTCGAAGCGGTAAAGCCGGTGGAAGCCCCGAAGCCCGTCGAAGCGGCAAAGCCGGCGGAAGCCCCGAAGCCCGTCAAAGCGCCCACAGCTCAACAAGAACCCGCAAAGAAACCGATCCCCAAGAAGGGTGAGGTTAAGCCGAAAGATGGCGAAAGCGGTAAGCCGTTATACGATTTGAGCGACGTGCTGGGCAAATAAGCAGCCCGGCGCCAGCGATCAGATTTTAGACCACCGCGGGCGGCGGGGCGCGGTACGCTTAGATACAGGCGGGACATGAAAGCATGATTCGACTTCATAGTGACGGCGGTCGGCTGTCCACCAGGGAAAATAAAGTTCAAAGGGGTGAGCTTTGGCATCGCCGCAGTGCGGTTTTTTGTTTTGCTCTAGGTTATAATCGTGCCGATGCAGACGATACATGATGGGGTAAATTGGCTCAACGGTTACCTATGGGGACCGCTGATGCTGGCGCTCCTGTTTGGCACCCATTTGTTTCTTACATTCCGCCTCCGTTTCATCCAGCGGTACACATGGCGCGGCATCCGCCTTTCCCTGTCGCGCGGCGAACATTCCGGCGAAGGCGACGTATCGCATTACGGCGCGCTCACCACGGCGCTGGCCGCCACCATAGGCACCGGCAATATCGTGGGTGTAGGCACCGCCGTGGCCATCGGCGGCCCCGGCGCGGTTTTGTGGATGTGGCTCACCGGTGTTTTTGGCATTGCCACCAAGTACGCCGAGGCGGTGCTTGCCGTGAAGTACCGGGTGAAGACCGAAGACGGCACGATGCTTGGCGGACCGATGTACGCCATCGAAAAAGGGATGGGGATGAAATGGCTGGCGGCGCTTTTCAGCGTTTTCACTTCAATCGCCGCTTTCGGCATCGGCAACATGGTGCAGTCGAACTCCATCGCCAGCCTTGCCCGCGACGAGTTCAGCATTTCCCCGTGGGTGACCGGCGGCGTGATAACGTTCATCACGGCGGTGGTGGTGTTGGGCGGCATCAAATGGATCGCGCGGGTATGCGAAGGGCTGGTGCCGCTGATGGCGTGTGTCTACATCGCGGGCTGTATCTATATTCTTCTCTACAACCTGCCGTACGTTATTCCCGCGCTGGGCCTCATTGTAAAATCCGCATTCACGCCGCAAGCGGCGGGCGGGGGCTTTGTGGGGGCCACTGTCATGATTGCGGCGCGGTACGGCATCGCGCGGGGGCTGTTCTCCAACGAATCGGGGCTTGGTTCCGCGCCGATAGTCGCGGCGGCCGCGAAAAGCAAAAACCCGGTGCAGCAGGCGCTGGTATCGGCAACCGGCACGTTTTGGGATACGGTGGTGATTTGCGCCCTGACGGGGCTTGTCCTGGTTACCACCATGATGCGCCAACCGGAAATGGTGGCGGGGCTGAATGGCGCGCTGCTCACCAAGGCGGTATTCGGCTATATTCCCGGCGTGGGCCAGCCGCTGTTGGTATTCGCCCTGCTGACCTTCGTTTTCTCCACCATTCTTGGGTGGTCGTATTATGGCGAACGCGCGGCCGAATACCTCCTTGGTAAAAAAATAATAATGCCGTACCGGGTGGGGTGGGTGGCCGCGGTGATGGTGGGGGCCGTGGTACCGCTGCCCCTGGTGTGGGATTTCGCCGACATGGCAAACGCATTGATGGCGATACCGAATCTTGCCTCGCTTATCGCGCTGAGCGGCATCATTGTGGCCGAAACGCGCCTTCATCTGTGGGACGCCGAACCCGCGGCGGCTGGCGGCGGATTTACGGTGCCGGAGCCGGTGCGCGTGGAGGAAGAAGAACCGTGATTTTCCTCCTCGATCTTTGTCTTGCCGCAGCGGGGGCGCGCTCCGCTAAAGCAATCCTGTTTTTTTAAATATTTCGGGGAAGGTAATGGGAAAACCGGTGCTGGCGTTCTTGGCGGTGTTGTTACTATGGGCAAACGCGGGCGCCCACGACCTTGTGATTCCCTCCGAACTGCCCAATTTACGCCAAGGGTTCGAGCTCGTGTATAACGAACAATATCCTGAGGCCGAAAAAATATTTCAGGAGTATATCAACAAATATCCTGACCGGCCGGAAGGCTATTTTCTGATGACGGGCCGTTACGCTGAATACATGAACGCCTATCATGACCGCTCGGCAATGGCGAAATTCAACGAGTGGGCGCGGCGAACCACGCAAAAGGCCGAGGCGTTTACCGCCAAGCATCCTGAAAGCCCGGTCGGCTATTTTTATCTGGGCAACCTCTACGGCTATATGGGGCTGTTGGACGCGCAGCAGCAAAACCTTGTTTCCGCATTTCTCAACGCGGTGAAAGCGAAGAAAAGCCTGGAGAAGGCGCTGGCGCTCGATCCCGCGGCGCATGACGCGTATTTCGGCCTCGGCTCCCTTTACTTTTACGGCAGCAAAAAGCATGTGGAAGAGGGGGGGATGGTCGGGTGGATCGTAAAAAAGTTTATCACCCATAACCGGGATATGCGGCAGGAGGGGATCGCCATGCTGCAAAAAGCGGTGGCTAACGGCGGAATTACCGCGGATACGGCTTTCAGCACGCTCATGTGGCTAATGATCATCGAGGAACGTTACGACGAGGCGCTGCCGATGGCGGTCGAGATGGAACGCCGTTGGCCCAAGGACAAGCACGGTCACTGGGCGCAGGGACGTATTCACCTGTTACGCGGTCAATGCGCTGAAGCCTCGCGGCATTTTGAGGGGATTGCCGACATCGTGAAGCAGCAGAGCGTCCCGCTTGACCGTTTTCCGGAAGTGGGTATCGCCCGTGAACTCTCTTCGCTCTGCGTTGAGAGCGGTACCGTGAGCCATGCCGAGCGCGAAGAGCGGATCAAGGCTCTCAAGGCGCGCCTGGCGGGAAACCCGAATATCCAGCTTGAGTACGCCAATTCAAAAGGGGTAGTGAAGGATTTTCT
This window encodes:
- a CDS encoding ABC-F family ATP-binding cassette domain-containing protein, with product MIQISNLTKSYGKQVLYNDITLSIAPREKVGFVGRNGSGKSTLFRLILGEEQPDSGIIGIPKGYRIGTLEQHLKFTEKTVLEEVATALSEDEMYDHWKAEKILFGLGFGEADMEKSPESFSGGYQIRMNLAKLLVQNPNMLLLDEPTNYLDIVSLRWLKSFLRSFQGEVIIITHDRGFMDEVTTHTMGIVRRQLRKLKGDTVTFFETLDHEDEIHEKTRLNQEKRIKEIEEFVARNKARASSASRAQSRLKLLDKMERIEKLDHDAMLAFRFNHDKCPGKIVMEARDLSFSYDGNPDSALFKDLTFAVGARDRIAIIGKNGKGKSTLLNVLGGELKPLTGGISTHPSMKIGHFGQTNIQRLDLESNVLEELSKANPSMNNQHLRCLAGAMMFPGDAAEKFIKVLSGGERSRVLLGKILANPTNLLLLDEPTNHLDMESIEELTEQLDEYEGAVIIVTHSEMILRDIATKLIVFNEGKAQLFLGNYDDFLEKIGWEDEPKAKKKEDREKKGDEPDAVSAAPKSKKGRERGFA
- a CDS encoding tetratricopeptide repeat protein; its protein translation is MGKPVLAFLAVLLLWANAGAHDLVIPSELPNLRQGFELVYNEQYPEAEKIFQEYINKYPDRPEGYFLMTGRYAEYMNAYHDRSAMAKFNEWARRTTQKAEAFTAKHPESPVGYFYLGNLYGYMGLLDAQQQNLVSAFLNAVKAKKSLEKALALDPAAHDAYFGLGSLYFYGSKKHVEEGGMVGWIVKKFITHNRDMRQEGIAMLQKAVANGGITADTAFSTLMWLMIIEERYDEALPMAVEMERRWPKDKHGHWAQGRIHLLRGQCAEASRHFEGIADIVKQQSVPLDRFPEVGIARELSSLCVESGTVSHAEREERIKALKARLAGNPNIQLEYANSKGVVKDFLNSVNGMEKQQFIQRGDGGIK
- a CDS encoding sodium:alanine symporter family protein translates to MQTIHDGVNWLNGYLWGPLMLALLFGTHLFLTFRLRFIQRYTWRGIRLSLSRGEHSGEGDVSHYGALTTALAATIGTGNIVGVGTAVAIGGPGAVLWMWLTGVFGIATKYAEAVLAVKYRVKTEDGTMLGGPMYAIEKGMGMKWLAALFSVFTSIAAFGIGNMVQSNSIASLARDEFSISPWVTGGVITFITAVVVLGGIKWIARVCEGLVPLMACVYIAGCIYILLYNLPYVIPALGLIVKSAFTPQAAGGGFVGATVMIAARYGIARGLFSNESGLGSAPIVAAAAKSKNPVQQALVSATGTFWDTVVICALTGLVLVTTMMRQPEMVAGLNGALLTKAVFGYIPGVGQPLLVFALLTFVFSTILGWSYYGERAAEYLLGKKIIMPYRVGWVAAVMVGAVVPLPLVWDFADMANALMAIPNLASLIALSGIIVAETRLHLWDAEPAAAGGGFTVPEPVRVEEEEP
- a CDS encoding response regulator, whose translation is MVEDDDVWRMVARAYLERNNCRVIEAEDGRIGLEKYRRIGEDLHAVVSDVRMPHLSGYDLARINAAEHFLPFVLCTSLCDPETAREAFRHGVEDVLVKPVEERQLVKVIKSAMLRRRYGTASAENVVEAAGSRITIPARLCDVMNVKAWLAGKVGHLFTSQETRMYLHYAHEFIMNAYEHGSLGFYEAEKGRLMDEGTYEAELLKREAGCPLAITLEFVKIDDLIMLTVSDGGRGFDHVPYMNFRPEHDLKRLLMLNGRGILMGRHYFDHIRYENRGAAVSLFKQVFNRH
- the feoB gene encoding ferrous iron transport protein B gives rise to the protein MPEPHKKKIAIIGPPNVGKSTLFNKFSRSYSVVANYPQTTIETFRKEVSFAGGRYELIDTPGLFSLYGVSEDEAVARAVLLNEHPAMVIFCGDATNVKRTLIMLMQALEMELPAVFCLNKMDEAGRKGISIDREQLARGVGVPVTLTAAVHGAGLQELEEAVRHISPRPPLLRYTPAVEKALDEMKGFFPASDAPPRGLLLMLLLEEGAAAATLTDRHGGELAAKAEAVRERLYRTGSSLLVKNAVFKAREEWADALIAKAVRREAAGAKSFASEAARLSRHPFYGIPLLIGVLWATFQGVARISTALAAFLDALIFVPAAESIGRLAPNDFLREFLVGNFGVVTMGVFNAIGTVVPILLVFFLIINFLEEVGYLPNLGVLLNRMLAPMGLSGKAVMPMVLGFGCNTIATMASRMLETKKERLIASFLIALGVPCAVQLGILLAILATAPFSALLIVITAIVFTQVGVGLLLNRLIPTQRRADFIMDLPTFYAPDWRNIARKTYFRIKWFLDEALPMFMAASLFMFMLEKTGMLAAIERWAKPVVTGILTLPDKTTEVFILVLARREIGALHFKDMVDTGLMDYTQTVVGLVVITLFIPCASNTMVMVKELGLRWAAAINVAIIAIAVAVGGGLNFLMRLG
- a CDS encoding metal-dependent transcriptional regulator, encoding MELVKHHKDHTKDELLEMLWHLGEKGRLTLNSLKETDPENIFGAALGELAAAGTVQIEGDRISLTQKGQATARDIIRRHRLAERLINDVLGEKAKNPDLAACEFEHILAPELVDSICILLGHPRTCPHGKEIPEGACCRAAKDEIKSLVMPLTELKIGVAARVAGINTKDEPRMHKLLAMGITPGTSVKVHQKYPALVIEADQSQIALENAVAEEIVVWRPAEK